Below is a genomic region from Gemmatimonadota bacterium.
CGACCAGGGCATCATCCACGGTCCGGATCAGGGGCCGGTGCGTGTGACCCACCACCAGCACCTTCGGCGCCGGAGCGATTTTCTCGCGCAACGATGCTTCGGTATCATCGGGAAAGATCCCTTTGCGGTCCCCCAGCATGGATGCGTGCACCATGCGGAATTCGTTCCCCGCCTCATCGGTCATGGACCACTGAAAGGGCAGCGCTTCGAGACGTTCGACCAGGCTGTCCGGTCGGTTCAAGCGGTCCGGGCGGTCCGTCCCGGTCAGTCCATCCTGCCCGGCCTGTCCAGTCTGCCCGGCCTGACCATCCGACCCGGCCTGATCAGTCTGTCCGACCAGTTGATCGTACGTCCACTTCGCATGCCTGATGATCTCGAATTCGGGACCGCGGTCGGGCAGGTTTCCGCTTCCGTACTTCAGCACGTACCGCTCGTGGTTCCCGTAAATCATGCCCCAGTTTTCCGCCATGGCGCGAGTCACGACGCGTTCGGTGCACTCACGGGGTTTGGGTCCCCGGTTGATGATGTCGCCCGCGCAGAGGATCCTGTCGGGACGCCAGCGGTCGATATGGTCCAGGACGGTTTCCAGCGCGTCCAGGTTGCTGTGCACGTCGGCGAAAACGGCGATCTTCATGGTAGTCAGGGCTGTCCGGGCCGACCGGGCCGACTGGACCGACCAGGCCCAGGCCCAGGCCCAGGCCGACCTGAGGGTTCGGCGGCCAGAAACCGGCGCAGCACGTTGGACACGATCCTGGAAATGTCGTTGTCGGCATCGTTGTGCAGCAGGCTGCCGCAGAAGGTGATGGATCCGGTAGAAAAAAGCTGGCTGCCGGAGTCCGACTGCTGATACACCATGTCCGCCCGGACCAGTTTCTCCGGTGGCTCTCCGGACCAGGTCGTGATATGGGTGAGCAGCTCTTCGGGTACGGGTATGAAGGATTCGTGGTGGTCTTCGGAACTTGCGATGACGCGGGTGTTTTCGGGTGTGCCCAGCCGGTAGTCGGCCCGGTCGAGTTCGAACCCGGCAGCACCGTTTCCGCTGAACCCGTAATCGCCCACGGTCTCGCCCTCCACACCCTCGAAGATCCACGTGGTCTCCGGGTTGGCACGGGCGTCCGGGGCGATGCGATAGTACGATCCATGGAAATTACCCTGGGCCGAAAACCCCACTCCGGCGAGCTGTTGAGGGGGATGGTTGTTCCTGCGCCAGAGGCCGCCGTATCCACCGTCAAAGGCCTGGAAGTACTCGCCCGGTTCGGCCGCCCAGGCCCGTATGCCGCCTTCGTTCCGGCGGATTTCCAGGGTCCCGTTGCCTTCGGGATGAACGGCGATGCGCCAGTAGAACCCGTTTCCGCCCAGGTACATGAAGTGGCCGCCCTGTTCCCGGAACTGCCGCAGGGCGTCGAGCGTGCGCGGCGTATGGTATTCCGGATGGGAACCCGTGGTTACGGCGCGGTAGCCTTTGATGGCCTCGATACCGTCATCGTGCAGTTCCTGGTCGGTGATGATGTCGAAGGGGATGCCCTTTTTCTCAAGCCACGCGTACAGGTGGGTGTCTGCCTGCAGATGCCTCAGCCCCGAGCAGTCGCCTTCCGTGGCGCCGAAGGTGATGTAGCCCGGGCGGAGCGAGAACAGGGGGCGCCTGTGGTTGGCGTGGCAGATGCCGCTGCCGTCTCCGTGAAAGTTGTAGGTGGAGAGCCCGTATTCCGGGTGAACGGCGGGATTCCAGGGATAGGCGTTCCATTCGCTGATCCGCTCAAGCCAGGAAGGATGGAAATTAGGACGGGCGTGATTGCCGTAGACGGTATAGGTGAAGGTGGACGCAAGGACGCAGAGATCTGCCGTGGGCCTGCTCCGTGGCGCGCAGACGTAGAACGGAACCATGTCCTCGTGTTCGCCGCACCGGATGCGGGCCGCGTAGAGTCCCGATCGCATGCCGTCCGGGATCGTGAAGGTGAAATCGGTCGCCCAGCCAAAGTCGTATATGTCGTCATCGTGGAAGTGGATGGCGCCGTACTGTTCCGGTGCGTGCTTCCAGGACATTTCCTCGCCGGTCCATCGGGAACCGGTCATGGCACGGGCTGGCATGTTGACCAGGCGGCCGTGCATTCCATGCGGTCCAACATCCACGATTCGTGTCGAACTCGTGTCACGGGCGAAGTCCCACAGGGCCCATGCGCCTGGATGGTTTCTGACGTCGTATTCGTGGTGGTCGGTTTCTTCCACCGGGATGTCGACGAGGGAAGGCGCTTCGATCTTTCCATTGAAGTGGCCGTGAACGGGATCGCCGTCCTGTCCACCGATGATGATCCGGTCCAGGTCGCCCAGGGGAACGGGGCCGACGGCCTCAACCGTGATATTGGACGGTCCGGGAGGTGCGTGGACTGCCCGGAAACCCACACTCACCGTCCCGCTTCCGGCATCGTAGCTCGCCCACACCCGGTACCATTGCCGGGTCTTGATCGGCTCGCTTCGACAGGTAACACGGGTCACCTGGTTCGTCGATGAACGGACGAAGGCGGTCAAGGCGCCCCGGTCCAGGCAGAGACTGAGCGCCGGCTTCCGTCCTCTGGTGCCGCAACTGACGATGCCCTGGTCCGCCTTGTCCGGGGACGTGGGCCATATCGTGGCGGTAAGGGTAAGGCCGCTGGCCGGGTGGAAGCGGCCGTCAAGAGGAATGACGGCGTGAGAGCCCGGGTGGAAGGGCTGGGACCTGGAGGGGAATTCTCCCCCGAAGGGCAGGTCGGCTTCCTCCAGTTGTAACCCGGGACCGGCGGGATTGGGATCGGCGCATATCACGCGAACGAGACTGGCCCGGTAGGGTCTCGCGGCCGCGCTGCTGACCTTGAAGGCGATCTCGTCGCCGGCCCGGCCGGACAACCGGTCGGTATAACCCAGCAGGGGAAGGTCGGCCATCAGGTACCCGGGAGCAGTTCGTCGCCTTCTCGCCGTTCGCGGTACCCGCAGACCATGAGGCCCGGCCGTCCGAAACTCTGACCGTACTCCTGCCGGTTGTCCGGATTCCGGTAACCCATGCGCACGAGCCTGCGGGGCTTTTTCGTCTGGTTGATGTAGGAACCGTGCACCGTGTCGATGCAGAAGATGACCACGTCGCCGGCCCGGGCCGGTACGGCCACAGTGTCTTCCAGCCTGTACTCGTCGGTCGGCAGATGGGGCGCGCAGGGACCTTCTTCCGATTCCGTGATATGCTGCAGATGACCGGACTTGTGGGACCCCGCCAGGAAGCGGATTTCGCCGTTTTCGTGACGGGTGTCGTCCAGGTGGACGAGTACGTCGATGTACCGGCCGTCGTGATGGCCGTAGAAGGGGTTGTCCTGGTGCAGGGGAAAGGGATGCCCGGTCTGGGGCGGCTTGATGTGCAGCGTGGTGTGGTGCAGCTCCACGTTCGGCCCCAGCAGCTGCGACAGGGCCTCCACCAGCCGTGGGTTGGCGACGGCGCGCGACCAGGCCTGGGAATAGAAATGGAGATCGTGCATGGCCGTCAGTTTGGATTTGGCCTCCGTCTCCGGATCCATGTAGGCCAGGCGCCATGGACCGTTCCATCCCGGGCTCGTGAACGCCCAGTCCTCGACGAGCCGGTCCATTTGATCCGACAATTCGGCCGTCTCTTCCGGCGTAAATACCTCCGGGATGTGGAGAAACCCGTTTTCCTGGTAGAACGCGATCTGCTCGTCGCTCAGCACGGTATGTTCCATGACCATGGTCATGTCGGATGCTCCTTGTTCGGTGGTCGCGTACGGGAGGTTGAGGCCATCTCAATGTAGTCGTTTTGATTTCAGCAGGCAATCCTAATTGAAGCGATCGTCCTGAATCGAAGCGATCTACCTGTACACTTCGGCCAGGAGTTCGTTGGACCGCAGCCGGGCTTCGAAATCATGGGTGATTGTGACGGCCATGACCTCTTCGGCTCCGAACCGGCCCGCAAGCCGGTCGATGGTGTCCCGGACCTGGTCCGGACTACCCACGGCCGCAAGGCGGAACTTGTCCTCCAGAAAGGCTTTTTCGGCTTCACTGAACCGGTGTTTTTCGGCCTCCTCCACCGTAGGTACGACGTTGCTGGGCTTGCCCGAAGCGAAGCGGGCGAAGAGGAGGTCGCGGCTGAGGGCGAGGCGTTTGGCCTCCGCCTCGGTGTCGGCGCAGATGACGTTAATCGCGATGCAGGCCTCGGGCCGCGGCGTCTGGGCGGAGGGCTCGAAATAGTGACGGTAGAATTCGAGGATGCGCGGGTCGATGTTGCTGTTGATGAAGAGGGCGAAATTGTAGGGCAGGCCCAGCCGGGCGGCGAGCATCGCGCTTTCCGGGCTGGACCCGAGCATCCAGACGGGGGGCGGAGACTGGATGGGCGGCGTGACCCGCGGCTCGAAATCCCGGTCCTGAAGGATCTCCACCAGCTGGGCGACAAGTTCGGGGAACTGCTCGAACCGCGGCCCTGCGCCGGGCGCCAGCATTCGGGCCGTCTTCATGTCTCCTCCGGGCGCCCGTCCTACGCCCAGGTCCACCCGGTCCGGGTAGAGGTTCGTGAGCACGGCAAAACTCTCGGCTACTTTGAAGGGGCTGTAGTAGGGCAGCATGACGCCACCGGAACCGATCCGCATGTCCTCCGTGGCCGCCCCGATGGCGGCGAGCAGTACTTCTGGCGAACTGCCTGCCAGGCAGTGGGCGTTGTGGTGCTCGGACACCCAGAAACGCCGATAACCCAGCCGTTCGGCCTCCCTGGCCATGGTCAGGGTTTCCTGGAAGGCCTGCACGGCTGTTACCCCATCACGTATGGGAGATTGGTCGAGAATAGACAGATTCATATTGATTAAACCGCTCCTTGCTAAGAGAAACAAAGTCGATACCACACCGCTACGGGTAGCCACACACCGAACTGCAACGCACCGGGGCGCTCCGCTACCATCCGTCCACGACGTGTCCCGCGCCCGGGAACCATGCCGCGTCCACCAGGAAGGTCAGAAAAACCCCCAGGGCGTATCCGGCGATAATGCCGATAAACAGGGGCTGGCCCTTGCGATAGAGTGATACGCCGCCGAGCCGGAGGACAGCGGATTTGATGATCCAGACGATCAGGATGGAAAGGAAAGCCATATCCGCCGCGTAGGTGGTGACGATCCCGAACCCCACGGGATGAAGGGGCCAGAAGTGAAGCCGGTGATGAGCCCAGATCAGAAACGCCGAGATCAGGATGCCGCTCATTACCATGGTCAACTGGGATTGCGTCATGGCCTGCGGATTCGTAAGAAAAGTCTCCAGTTGCGTCCAGTAACCCTTCGCCCCGGACTCGAAACCGCCTGCCTTGAGCTGGGACGCGCCCATGTCATACCCCAGGTAGAGCGTGTACAACAGGGCTGTCATGAATCCAATGGCCAGCGAAAGCGCGATGGCGCCGAACACCCCCTTGCCCACGCCACCGATTACGTCGCCCACCTTGGCGGCGTGCGCCATGGAACACATGCCGAGTGTCCTCCAGTTTCGGGTGAAGGTCTGGCACAGCCACATCCCCGCGATGGTCCGGGCGTTGATGTGCTCCGACCCGACGAACCTGAGCGTGATTTCGTTGGCGCTGTTGTAGGGCAGGTCCAGGGATGCCAGGCCGGTCTCGGCCACTACGCGGGTTACGCCGATATACAGGACCAGCAGGACGAACATCATGAGCGCTACGACCCAGAGCGTCATGCCCGCGCTCCACAGGAGGAAAACCATGTAAATCGAACCGCCGGAAAAAGATAGCACGGCCGTACGGTACGAAAAGAACTCCCGTGAATCATCGATTTCAGGCGCCCTTCCCAGGGCTTTCCGGATCACGTCGCGGATATGCCTTCGCGCCATCCACAGCCCGAACAGCACGAAGACCAGAAAGCCGGACAAGTGTTGGAAGTGCATCATTTCCTGCGGACCCGGCACGCCGACGCGGGTCATCACGCCCTGCTGCACAATGCGGATGAGGTAGAACAGCCAGACGCTGAGCAAAACTTCCACCCGCGTGAAGTAGGCCACCCCGATCAGCAGGAAGTTGACGCGCACCTGGATTGGATGGAAGGCCTCGTACAGGGTCAGGGGAAAGGCGTGTCCCGCGCCGAGGGGGATTGCGGGCATGAGGTCGAAGAAGCTGAACATGTTCCAGATCATGATGACCAGTGTGGTTCCGAACCCCCACCAGAACATGGGGACACGGGCAATCCTGGGCAGGAGGGCCCGATCCTCGGCGCCGTCAATCAGCGCCAGAGGCACCTGGGCCAACGGAAAGGTCAGCCGTTCGTGTTCAACCCACTGCTTCCTGAGCATGACCATGATCGAGGCGCCGACCATGAACAGGGCGATGTAGAACGTCACCCACCAGAACATGGGTGCGAACCAGATCTGCCAGCGTATGTTCCTCGTGGAATACACGCCTTCGTAGAACTGGTTCAACCCACCCAGGTGGTTCGGGACCACCAGCCAGGACGGAAGATAGTCGAGGAACAGTTCCGCCCACCGGTTCTCGGGCGTGGCGTGATAGAACGGTCCGCTGATGATCGAAATCGCGTAATTACTGAAGGCCCAGCCCGGTATGACGGAAGCCGTGAAGACCAGGAAGAAGATCACGACGAGTTCCTGGCTGTTGAATGGACGGCTGACGCCGGTGATTTTCAGACAGGGATTCACCACGAGGACCATCAGGATGAAGGGCAGCAGCGCCGCCACCGGCAGGTGGGTGACCGTAATGAATGAGCCGCGCGTTACGAATTCGGAGGCGAGCGACCAGATGGTCAACAGGATGGTGAAGACGCATCCGATCACCACGGCCCGGAGGGTGAGGCCGGCGGAAACGGGCCGTACAGCGGGAGGCGCCGGAGACATTTCCCGGTCGGAATGTGGCAATGTGGCTGTGGACATGGTGGCAAGGGGTTGTGCGGAGTGGACGCTGGTGCAAGTCGCCCGGTTTTCTGGTCCGTTCCGAATCATGCGTTTACTGCGCATTCATGCGTTTACTGTGCATTTACGCGTTTACTGCGCATTCACGCGCTTTCCACGCACGCCCGGAGCTTTGCCAGTCCTTTTTGTGCCGTGGCCACCGGCCCTTCGGCCCAGTAGGCGGGATTGAACAGCTCGAGCGACAGCATGCCCCGGTATTCCTGCCGTACCAGGCTTGCGACGATCTCGTCCCAGGGCGCTTCGCCGTCTCCGGGATAGACCCGGTGCTCGTCTTCGATGTCCGTGCGGGGCGGGTCGGCGGGATAGTCGTTCACGTGGACCAGGCCCAGCCGGCCGGGATCGAGGTAGTCCATCCCCCGCTGGTGCCCGCTTCCCTTGTACATGTGAAAGACGT
It encodes:
- a CDS encoding phytanoyl-CoA dioxygenase family protein, giving the protein MTMVMEHTVLSDEQIAFYQENGFLHIPEVFTPEETAELSDQMDRLVEDWAFTSPGWNGPWRLAYMDPETEAKSKLTAMHDLHFYSQAWSRAVANPRLVEALSQLLGPNVELHHTTLHIKPPQTGHPFPLHQDNPFYGHHDGRYIDVLVHLDDTRHENGEIRFLAGSHKSGHLQHITESEEGPCAPHLPTDEYRLEDTVAVPARAGDVVIFCIDTVHGSYINQTKKPRRLVRMGYRNPDNRQEYGQSFGRPGLMVCGYRERREGDELLPGT
- a CDS encoding metallophosphoesterase family protein; this translates as MKIAVFADVHSNLDALETVLDHIDRWRPDRILCAGDIINRGPKPRECTERVVTRAMAENWGMIYGNHERYVLKYGSGNLPDRGPEFEIIRHAKWTYDQLVGQTDQAGSDGQAGQTGQAGQDGLTGTDRPDRLNRPDSLVERLEALPFQWSMTDEAGNEFRMVHASMLGDRKGIFPDDTEASLREKIAPAPKVLVVGHTHRPLIRTVDDALVVNVGAVGAPFDRDPRAAYAQMTFEAGAWKAEIIRLDYDRERAIARFHESGYLEDSGDFARLILAEFREARSLIPGWYRAYEDRVMCGETSLKASVDRYLEDCEIDG
- a CDS encoding LLM class flavin-dependent oxidoreductase, with translation MNLSILDQSPIRDGVTAVQAFQETLTMAREAERLGYRRFWVSEHHNAHCLAGSSPEVLLAAIGAATEDMRIGSGGVMLPYYSPFKVAESFAVLTNLYPDRVDLGVGRAPGGDMKTARMLAPGAGPRFEQFPELVAQLVEILQDRDFEPRVTPPIQSPPPVWMLGSSPESAMLAARLGLPYNFALFINSNIDPRILEFYRHYFEPSAQTPRPEACIAINVICADTEAEAKRLALSRDLLFARFASGKPSNVVPTVEEAEKHRFSEAEKAFLEDKFRLAAVGSPDQVRDTIDRLAGRFGAEEVMAVTITHDFEARLRSNELLAEVYR
- a CDS encoding N,N-dimethylformamidase large subunit, with amino-acid sequence MADLPLLGYTDRLSGRAGDEIAFKVSSAAARPYRASLVRVICADPNPAGPGLQLEEADLPFGGEFPSRSQPFHPGSHAVIPLDGRFHPASGLTLTATIWPTSPDKADQGIVSCGTRGRKPALSLCLDRGALTAFVRSSTNQVTRVTCRSEPIKTRQWYRVWASYDAGSGTVSVGFRAVHAPPGPSNITVEAVGPVPLGDLDRIIIGGQDGDPVHGHFNGKIEAPSLVDIPVEETDHHEYDVRNHPGAWALWDFARDTSSTRIVDVGPHGMHGRLVNMPARAMTGSRWTGEEMSWKHAPEQYGAIHFHDDDIYDFGWATDFTFTIPDGMRSGLYAARIRCGEHEDMVPFYVCAPRSRPTADLCVLASTFTYTVYGNHARPNFHPSWLERISEWNAYPWNPAVHPEYGLSTYNFHGDGSGICHANHRRPLFSLRPGYITFGATEGDCSGLRHLQADTHLYAWLEKKGIPFDIITDQELHDDGIEAIKGYRAVTTGSHPEYHTPRTLDALRQFREQGGHFMYLGGNGFYWRIAVHPEGNGTLEIRRNEGGIRAWAAEPGEYFQAFDGGYGGLWRRNNHPPQQLAGVGFSAQGNFHGSYYRIAPDARANPETTWIFEGVEGETVGDYGFSGNGAAGFELDRADYRLGTPENTRVIASSEDHHESFIPVPEELLTHITTWSGEPPEKLVRADMVYQQSDSGSQLFSTGSITFCGSLLHNDADNDISRIVSNVLRRFLAAEPSGRPGPGPGPGRSSRPGRPGQP